From the genome of Leptotrichia sp. oral taxon 847:
ACAGCTGAAGAATTGTCAAAAAAGTTGGAATTACCAGTTGAAAAAGTAAAAAATATACTTGAGATGAATCAGGACCCCATTTCTTTGGAAACTCCTGTAGGAAGTGAAGAAGATAGTGAATTAGGTGATTTTGTGGAAGATGACAAATTCGCAAATCCATATGATGCGACAACCAGAGTACTTTTAAAGGAACAGCTTGACGATGTTCTAAAAACATTAAATGAAAGAGAAGAGATGGTACTTAGATATAGATATGGCTTAGATGATGGTTCGCAAAAAACATTGGAAGAAGTCGGGAAAATTTTTAATGTAACAAGAGAGAGAATAAGACAAATTGAAGTAAAAGCATTAAGAAAATTAAGACATCCAAGCAGAAGAAAAAAATTAGAAGATTATAGGAGCTAGACATCTGGATGGCTCCTTTCATTTTAAAATAGAGGTGAGCAAATTGTTAAATAGCATAATGGAAGATATAAGAAAAAAAGGTAAATTTAGTTTTGAAAAAGTTGTCGAAAACAATGATTTATCTGATGATGAATTTTTTGAGTTTTTGAAATTTATTTATTTAGAAAATATTCCAGAAGTGCGGACATCTGTCGATGGAAATGACTTTATTGTTCTGGAAAATGAAGATTTTTATGTTTTGGAAAAAAGTACAATAAAATCTTATTTGGAAGACATAAAGTCAAGAAATAAAGAAATTTTTCAAAAAATTAAAGAAAAAAAAAGTTTTGGGGATGATGAATTAATCGACAGATATTTAAAGGTTGCGGTAAAAGAGAGTCTTGTCTATTCCAAATTTGGTTTTTCATTTTTAGATATAGTTCAAGAAGCGACATTGGGATTAATTTCAGGATTAAGCTATTATCCTAAGATAATGGAAACTTCCAAAGAGCCAGAGTTTTTTTTGAAGAACTTTTCAATAAAATATATTTTGGAATTTCAAAAAAAATTGTTAAAAAATATAAAATCAATGGAATTGTCATATATTTTATATTTGAAATTAAAATTGGACAAAGCTGGCGGTTACAGCGTTGAAGAAATTAGTAAACAAATGAATGTAAATCCAGAATACTTGGAAGATTTGGAAAAATTGTTTGACGATATAAAAGATGAAAAATCGCTAGAAAGTGAAAAAATATTTGAAAAAGCCGATAAAATAACAAAAATGTATATTTTGGAAAATATTCCAAAAAAATTAAGTTACATTGATGAACAGATTTTGGTAATGTTTTATGGATTGGATGACAAAATATATTCGGAAAAGGAAATAGCCAAGGCACTTAATATAGGT
Proteins encoded in this window:
- a CDS encoding RNA polymerase subunit sigma: MSKLLNSIMEDIRKKGKFSFEKVVENNDLSDDEFFEFLKFIYLENIPEVRTSVDGNDFIVLENEDFYVLEKSTIKSYLEDIKSRNKEIFQKIKEKKSFGDDELIDRYLKVAVKESLVYSKFGFSFLDIVQEATLGLISGLSYYPKIMETSKEPEFFLKNFSIKYILEFQKKLLKNIKSMELSYILYLKLKLDKAGGYSVEEISKQMNVNPEYLEDLEKLFDDIKDEKSLESEKIFEKADKITKMYILENIPKKLSYIDEQILVMFYGLDDKIYSEKEIAKALNIGYHNVNILKEKALNKLSIDMLQSDFIKNSENLNFLVN